The Punica granatum isolate Tunisia-2019 chromosome 4, ASM765513v2, whole genome shotgun sequence sequence GTTATTCGACCTAACTACTCTCATAGGACGAGTCTTCCACCAAGGCGTTTAGCGATCAGAATGGGAGAACTTATATGAGCTCTCTCGATTCATATACACCTCCTACATATGTTcataaatttctaattaaaaaaattcaaacttttttttatctccgTAATTTATCGTCTTAAACATTTTCTCGTGTACCGTTTTTGTGATAAATAAACATTGATGGACtgccgaaaaaaataataataacatttCCCGCGGCATGGAAAAGCGCTTCCCGTTTGGCCTTTatcattccattccattccattccattccctCGCTCCTCAGTCCCCTcgcttcaaaaaaaaaaaaaagagggagtATAAAGAGAGCGGGCGATTTGCTTCGATCCTCCCTTCTCTCTCCATCCATaacactctctttctctctctgtgtctcgCCATTACTGCTCGCAGAGCTCCCACTCCCACTCCCACTCCCACTCCCACTCCCACTCAGTCAGTGTCTTTGGCTCGTGACTGGCTCGGAGGTAGAAGACAACGAAGAAGACGACTTCATTATTCAATGCTTCTTACTCGATTCTCGAGAAATTCCAACTCACGtgccgtctctctctctctcccccagCAGCGTTCTGCTTGTGATCGATGTGCGGATTCTTCTCCTGCACGGACGGCGGGCTGTTGAGGTAGATCTCGAGGAGGGAGGGATTGCGGATGGAGTTGGAGCTGCAGACCGCGGGAGCGATCGGAGGAGTAGGAGTAGGAGGCAGAACAAGAAGATGAAGTTCTACATATCGGCTTCGGGGATCAGGAGAGTGACGATATCGAACTCCGGCGCGGGGAAGGGATCGGCGGCCACGGTGGCTCCCGCGCGCCGCCTCACCAGTCGGACTCTGCTGCCGGTGGTGCTCGTGCTCGGGATCGTGCTCCCCTTCCTCTTCGTCAGAGTCGCGTTCCTGGTGCTCGAGTCCGCCGCCGCCTGCTCGTCCTCAACCGGTACGGTAATCTCGCCACTCTCATCCCACCTCGAACTCGTTTGTATTTCTCCCGGGAAGTTGATTGTGCCGAAATCAAACACCTCTCTGCTATCAATTAATATCATCATATCGAGTAAAATCGAAGCAGAAGTGAATTTCTGCCATCAACAGCAGATGAAGATTAAAGCTTTGTGGATCATGACGGGACAAACGAACAACTCGTTAGGCAGATGCTAATGCCTGTATCTGTTTAGTTGCTTTCATGGCGATTTCTTCACACGCAGtataaagatttttttttccctccttcATCTCTATTATcgcaataattattattttttaaaggataTTGTGTGCTTTTTCACAGATTGCATTGGCGGGTGGAGGTTTTTCAGCGGGAATGACGCCAACATGGTGCGTACTCTGACTACATGACGATGATACCCCTTATATTCTTCTCCTAATTCTACCCATGATTAATCACGCTCTAATTCACCAACGAGATATTGGATTCGCTGTTAAGCTGAAAAACGAGCAGTAGGGCAAGTTCATGGTTCGATTCTTTCGGAGATCAGTATTTGGGATTTAATGGCGGGCTCCAAGCCGTACAATACATGGTCCGCTGAACTAATTGGTTGTTACGGTGCCGGACACCATCgacagtaaaaaaaaaaaaaatcacactCTAATTCTTGAATGGAACCTTAACCTGTTATCCCACTAAGCAAAGAAAGTATTTTGCCGTGAAATCGATATAAATtgatcaactttttttttcatatgttatgtgtgtgtatatatgttcTTATTCAAGTCGTAAAAAATGCTGTTTGTGTTGGCTATAGGATGGTAAGGTGCGATTTGTGACCACATATTTCGGAGGAGTTTTCGTTTTCCTTCTTTGGGCTGCCTGGAGATTCATGTTAGGaaacttcttttttcttaacaTCTGCCCATCATCCGtgcaagaaaacaaaaatctcCTCTCGATGTCTTTCTTGATTAACAGGACCCTTCGTGTTCATGGTTTTGGGTTTGCCAGTTTGGTTCGTCtcttttaccaaaaaaaataaaaaataaaaaataaaaaataggtTCGTCTAATTCCTTGGATTTGAGCCCGGCAATTTCATCAAACCAAACATTCTCCACAGCGTCCTGTTCGATGAAAGTGTCTTGAGGTCATGCCCGATTTCCCCATATTTCAATCTACCTCCAATTTTGTCAATTTCAAcctttatttttgaattttggtCTTTTTCAGTACTTGGCACTTCTCTTTCCCTAGAACAATCTCGTTTGGTTTGTCCTCATTCCTTGGTCTTACGTGGGATTCCTTCATTTGCTACAATCTCAGTCATAGAAAATTATAACAGGACATATGATTGAGGTAGCAATGGGATGACAGCTTATAATTTCCGATTTCTGtatttaccgaaaaaaaatctcatttcATAGTTTATTAGCTGGATCCCAACAAAATCTTCGATAAATTATCGTTTTGTAATCACCGATAAGCACACGATGAGAAATGGAGATATTGCTTATATTCTCTTTCCCCGTCAGAGGGGGATTCTAATTGGATAAAGTTATCTCAATCATGGTAGCTACTCCACCCTATTGTCATATTATTAGTTACACGTACTCGTCTCGTTTCTGGTGTCTCTGCTttggaacatatatatatatatatatatcccgaAAATGTGGAGTTACCCCAAAAATGCAAATCGAGAAATGCTTCCAAGAGTCAATCGACAAGCTTATTTCATCCACTAGGGGGCCTCGGTGGAGGTTCTCGCGTCATTATCTGGGGATAACCTCATTTTAAGGAGCTGTCGGTTTCTGTCTCTTGGACACGGGGGCCAACTTTTACTGCAACTCCTATCATCTTCGTCCACTGAATAGATAAACAATTCCGAGACAGCAGTCCATGGGCTTAAATTACTGAAATTTTCACTGCAGAGTCATGATTTTCTCCTTTGCCCTGAGAAGAAATAGAAGATGGCTAGTTGCTGCTCTGAATTCTTGTCTCCCGCCTCCACGAGCTCTGTTGGGAAAACTCCAACCAACTTGAACTCTTTCTTTGGGCTGTGGAAGCAAGCAATCAGAGCTGCACAGCCAGTAGCTAGTTTTGTTTGTATATGATGTCAGATGGGTCATGGGAGAAAATCTCTTGGCTTTATACGTCAACACGCTTTGAGGTCGATAATCTAATGGCTGTGGAAGCATCTGAATTTCCTTTTGTCTTTATTATGGTGTTGCACAGCTCAGAGAAGAACTGACTCGGGCACTGTTGGAGGCCGAGGTAAAGAGCACGAACACTGTGCAAGGAATGGACGGCTCTTTGGAGTCTTTTGACGAGCTGGTGAAGGAGTTGATGTCACATAGGCAAGATATCAAGGCATTTGCATTCAAAACCAAAGCCATggtacacacacacacacacacacacactgcTTATGTATTAATTTGTCCTCTGCATCCTTTAGTTTTGCTGCCTACTAAATTCTATGCCTGCTTTTACCTTCGCTTCACGGAACCAAGAGGACTGAGTCATTCATGCTTCCCTTGTGAAAAGTCTGACGCTCATGTCTCCCCGGTCCCATTGATACTGATGAATGGCCCCATCAATTCATGATGGCAGTTGGCAAGTAGTTACAAGTTACTGGTTCAAACCGTAAATCTTACAGGCTGAGATTGGTCGCTGTCATGCTAAACAAATTTGTCAAGTTTTCAATGCATACGTGCTTGAATCGGAGGTGATCTGTTTCAGCAAGATATTTCTCTTGCAAATGTTGTTGTTTCTTCCTGTTCTGGGCCATGTTGGACCACTCTCTTTTCCCTCACCCACTGCTTTTCTCAAAATTGGACTTTCAATCAACTTTAGTTAGCCCACCAATCAGAGCTGATAGGTTGAAGTAACGGAAATAGGCTAGGAGTCTGGTTCGGGTTCTTCATAAAGAAATAGGGATTAAAGTTAGCAATGCATAAAATAGAACTGGAAAGTCTTTTTTGTCTGGTTTACGAGTAACAGAAAATGCTTCCATTTTGTGCCTCGAATGGGTATTTCAATTGAAGGTTTTGCTCTTGGGCTTTTTGGCAGTAAGACACTACAATCATTTATCAGCCTCAATGTCCATCAGTGTAATAAAGGTGTGATAGGATCCCTACAGCTTTCTTTTGATCCTGAAATTGACCTGTTTTGCATCTCAATCCTGTGTCAAGATGAGTATAAGGAAGAGGGAGGTCGTCTCGGTGTAGATAGCTTAGAACTGACATCACTgaatttcaacttttttttctttcgatgctcgaataatttttgtttcatcttgtacaatttaaaattttatggatGATTAGGTGGAAATTGACCTTTTTCACTTCTAAAACTGTTCTGCTGCTTACAGTTATCAACAATGGAGCGGAAGGTCCACTCAGCAAGACAGCGGGAGTCAATGTATTGGCATTTAGCCTCTCACGGTCTTCCGAAAAGCTTGCATTGCCTTTGCCTAAAGCTGGCTGAGGAGTATGCCATGAATGCAGCAGCCCGATCCCGTTTACCTTCCCCCCGTTTCGTTTCCCGCCTCTCTGACCCTTCCTTGCATCACCTTGTTCTGTTGACTGATAATGTCCTTGCTGCATCAGTAGTCATCTCTTCTACCATTAAAAGCTCGGCTGATCCCGAAAAGTTAGTCTTTCACATTGTCACCGACAAGAAAACCTATACTCCGATGCACGCCTGGTTTGCTGTTAATCCTGTCGAGTCTGCAGTTGTGGAAGTTAAGGGCCTGCACCAATATGATTGGTCTCGAGAAGTCAACGTTGGAGTAAAGGATATGATAGATATCAATCAGTTAATCTGGAAGCATTACTATGACAATCTGAAGGAAGAAGACTTGGAGGAAGCATCACAACAAAGCCTCGAGGCTCTAAGTCCCAGCAACCTTTCGGTCCTGAATTATCTCTGTATTTACATTCCCGAGGTAAGTATTCTAATAGGAGAGAAGCATTCTCTAGTAATATGACTGATGTTAAATGTAAACAAAGAGTAATAGTTGATGTTTGATTCTTTACGTAACTTGTGTCCCTCACAGCTGTTTCCAGATCTAAACAAGGTAGTATTCTTGGACGATGATGTTGTTGTTCAACACGACTTATCTCCATTGTGGGGATTAGATCTCAACGGCAAGGTGGTTGGTGCAGTTGTTAATTCGTGGTGTGGAGATGACTGCTGCCCTGGAAGAAAGTACAATGACTACATAAACTTTTCCCATCCAATCATCTCATCGAACTTTGCCTCTGAGGCTGATCGATGTGCTTGGCTCTATGGAATGAATATATTCGATCTTGAAGCATGGAGGAGGAATAACATCACGAAGGTGTACCAGCAGTGGTTGAAACTTGTAAGCAGCTTGCCTCTTTTCTTTGTTCATTTCTCGAGCATATTCCTTCACATTAGAACATTTAATATGACTCATGGTACATTGGAACTGATTCGAATCATGCTCTCCCAATGTTCGGCTAGTATGATTGTGAATCTTGATTAAGATATCATACCGGCAAGCTGAAACTAAGGATTCGCGAAAGAACTCATGTCCTGTCAGTAAAGAAAAGTCGGAAGTAAGGGGGATGGAATTGCTAGCTAATTCCTACGCAGAAcattgaaattttatatgttGTTTTTCTTGCATTTCGTTTCCATTGCTTTTATATCAACATAACCTGAAAATTTGCATTGTCGAATAGAAGGTTTCACATTATGAAGTGACAACCCTGTGCTCACAGCTTGGCATATGATGACAAGTTCTCGTACAACGAAGACGAGGATCTGTGGTCATGTTTGTTGCCCTAATGGTCTTTCTTGTTTCACAGAGCCTTGATTCGGGATTGGGATTGTGGAAACCTGGAGTTCTTTCACCGGCTCTAATCGCGTTCAAGGGTCATGTGCATTCCGTCGACCCCTTATGGCATTTTGATGGACTAGGCCATCGATTCTCTGAGGCCCATGAGGCAGCATTAGAAGCTGCAGCAGTCATACACTTCAGTGGGCCCGCAAAGCCGTGGCTTGAGATAGGGTCACAGGAGGTACGAAGCTTATGGTACAAACACGTTAACTTCTCAAATCGCTTTGTTAGGAGGTGTAGGATTATGAGATAAGGAGGACAGAATTCCTCTTATCAGGTTCGAATTGAAGTCTGCGGATTTGGGTGTGGGACCAGAGGGAAGAAGGTCCTGCCTTCAGCCTCTGCTTCCCCACGTCATGGCCGCGAAAGCGACATTGTAATTGTGGCTTTTTCCATACGATATGATAGAGAGATATTAAAGATGAAGCGTCCAACCAAGATTAGTACAAATATAGCAGATCTTCATCCTTCAGTGTATATGTTACAGCACCTACGGATTAGGCAATACTTTTTGACAATACTGTAAATTAATTTGCTTCGTCAATGTATTCAAACTCAGGATTTTATCATAGATTTAATCTCAAtaaatatgatgatgatgaagattaTGACATGAATCTTCTCGAGTCTATTACATTTTGGTCTGCCCGGGTTATTCCCTGCAAATGAAGAGATCCCTTGCATAAGTACACGGTTGGAAGAGATGTTATGGCAGAGGATCAAGATATTGAAGTGAATCCGAGCAATCCATAACATTTCCATTGATGCCTTTGGTTGCAGTTTTATTTTCTCGGTTTCTCTTTTCCTCTGTTTTCGATAATCTCGCTCAGTTTAGGACCTCAGTATGTTCCATCATCGGAAGATCACGATCTCAAATGAATAGATTCAAACTTGAATAGGTCCTTTCCAATTTCAGAAGCAGGAGGGGTCAAGGGGATCGGTCGAGAAAGATGTCATACTCTTATCACATTCACAGGTCCTGATTGGATCTGCAGATATATTACAGTACCTCAAATGCCTGGTCCTGTACGGACTCCCAGCATCGAATTTCTTTCATGTAGAATGGAAACAACACTTCGACCGCAACCTTTTACATCGTTCTTgaaatatcgaaaaattaaCCCTTGTGATTAATCCAATCCAATGTGTTAGCCCTAGCATTTTTCGACATTTCCGACCTCTTTCacccccatttttttttgggtgtgcATTCCTCTTTCACCCCTTTGATTTGGCTTTCTTGTGCTCAATCCTCGCCCTCTTCCAACATATACGTGAAATAAAGATGCTTTCATTGGCTTTCGTTCCATAAAGAATCATAATGTTATCGATAAGCTTGAGCTTGGGTGCGTATGCGAGTTAACACAACAAGCTCTCGACTAGATGAATATATCGTAAACCCAATGTATCATAAAAAGTCTCCAAAACCTTATCGAAGAACAACATTAATACGATGTCGGAGCGCAATTCTTATCACAAAACTTTTCGAGATAGAAACTGCATTCTAGCAAAGCTTCTAAACCCAAATGGTCCATACATTTGGCCCCGTGGATTGTAGTTGCGGTCCCAATCACATTTATGTTTATTTGtttgtcttttttccttcttttttttaatcaaaattattgaTCATATATGTTCAAGAAAAGTTAAGCCCTCGATTAAACTGTACTGTATCAAAAGGAGTTACATAGATTGCGTCCTCTTCAGTTCCATTTTTGTggacatacatacatacatacatacatacatatctTAAACATCTTAAACAAGTAAAACTATTGTTTGCCATTGCCACCAGAGGGCGAGTGGGTTCCCCACTCCCCggttctttttaatttttaaattgttctttttaatttttgttttttacaATTCCTTTATGATATTTTAACCTGATCCACCAAGGTAGTAGCTAATCCCGATTGACCCGTCAAGTCTAATAATCTTGTTTTCATGGTCGAACAAGTTTTTCTAGGAAAAATATGTTTCTCCCAACTTTTATCTAGAAATATCATGTGTATTTTTGTATAAAAAATGTTAGATATACATACTAGGAcagatgtaatttttttccccaaacTTTAGGTTGTGAATGGAGAACCTTTTTCTCATTCTCGgatgtttatttttctctttaattttcacATTTCGTCAATTTCTTCATACattgttttgtttttgaacCTAGCCCGATAAGGTGGTGGGTAGTTTGATTAATAAGTCGAGTCAATTGACTCGACAGTTATAATGGAATCAATTGTTTCGAAATATTTTTTctctaaatttttatatattatgtcatTGTTGTATACAAGTTTTCTCAGCTTTTTTTTGTGACTACTATATACACACACGCACAAATAATATCATGTTTTCCGTCATGTGCCGTGTACaagcttttttctttttctttttctttttcttttttttcagattACAATAGGACTTGACACCATATTTTTTGCTTCATCCTCTCTATATACCTTTTTCTAATAAAGTATACACATATCGTATACTTTATTTTCctatataaatttcaattatatctTCCTTTCCATGGGTATTATTTACATTTACTTGCATCTATAGGCTTTTCTCTTCTATCTTGTATCTTTTTGAGGAATTATACTTTAcaatcttatttttttattataagtaATACACTTCCTATTTTTACCCATATAAAAAGATTCAATGTTGAAAGTTGATTTCAttgattatttaattttaaaaaatttattaaatgtgatatttttcattttttttaaatacatCTTGTTCTTCTTTACTCAATGTTATTTgcaagaatttattttttatgcaatttctaGATCACGGAGAAGCACGGATTAATACCtagttatattatattatatacaagATATGCAAACAGTGGGCAAGTGGGCTTCATTTCCCCACTCGCTCacccttttcttaaaaaaattaattttttttccatttctaccccttttttttagtatttcGGAATTGGATCCAATTAAGGTGCTATTTTGATATCCAACTTAAATTAATGTGGTAGGTACAGCCAACTCGTCGGACCAAATGATCCCACCATTACGGTCATGCctgttatttttaaaaattagttcTTCCTCAgcttttatttagaaaaataaaataaaaatgaaagaaatttgTATAGAAAATACTAGACGTACAAATTAGACTATATGgaatatttttttcgtttcCTCAAATTTTAGATTGAGAGTGAGAAACTTTTTCTCACTCCCGatgtttcattttctttttaatttccatatttttttaatttctcgtTTTTCCAAACCCAATGATGAAACATTGATTTCGTTGCTAATTTATGTtatacaaatttataaaatgcaaatatttttattttcttaaactaCATCACATTCTCCTTTACTTATTATTTGCAAAATTTTTAGATGTCATTCAtaagaacaaaacaaaaagcTTTCTACTCAACAATCAATGCATTTAGTCATTTAAGATACACTCCTCGAAATAAAGATAATGATATAATCAATGataatatgaataaatttGTTTATAGTTGAGTTAAGCTAAAACTCACAttcaaacataaaataaacTCAATTTTCGTGGTACGATAATTTATACGAAATTTTAATAGATATGATAATCATAAATTCAAGTTTAGTAtgcatgaaaattttaataaaaataatgatttgatAATGATCATCACGTTAGTATATCTAGAAAGTTACTAGAAGTTTTGTAAATTTGAATAAGTCTACGTAAAAGGAGTACTTTTAAAGATggtataaaattataaatatttttttttgtctttttattggaatatacaaaaagaaaaatagagattGTCTAGATATGATTTCTAagtatcataaaaaataaagctgCAATAAAGTGCAAGTTGTCACactaaaaataatatcatcatattatatttttttcggcCTTCTTCTATGTTAATGTTTCAAATACTTGAATTTTCTATAGTAAGTTCAATTAAAGGTAATAATGATGGTTGTTTTATAATAACGATAAGTTTATAATTCATGGACTTATGAACACCCTGAACACATTATTTTAAGACATAAtcatcattaataaataagtggctataaaaaaataataatttcttgacATTACACGTATGTAACAATCATTTGAGACAACTTTTTATACCCGCAATGGGCATTTTACctagtatatatacataatgctTGCaaactacttttttttttggggaaacTGTTGATAACGGTTCAAGTATCCATGCAGAAAACGAtagaataaagaaaagaaatattccTTTTTCCTTATGGAGCAAAGGTACCCCGGAAGTGGTAATGAATCTAATGATACCCATCCAGGCCAAAAAAAACTAGTCTCAACTAATATATTAAGAGCATTTCAGGATCTtactcaaaatatatatatatatatatatatatatataacggtAAAATTTTAGAAGAAAAAGATTGTTTTTGggtaagaaaagaaagagatttTAATTGTTGCATTCCAAAAGAATTGATGGCCTAAAACGAAACATTAAAATAAGgccttttattatataatatgtacAATATATTGTATCTAAAGTAATTTTTCTACTTTTTATAggcaaaattaataaataaaattttctaatcaATTCCTTctatcaaatattttttttcttttaattgatAATAGAGTTAATCTATATAATCTTTCTTCATCACATTCTTgaatataagtaaaattttatttatttcaattttgaaaaatttcttTCGTTTCAAACAAAAGTTCCAAGAGCCTTTAACATTATACTCTAGgcaatatataagaaaaaacaaTGTTACATTTTATGTAAAGATAGAAAGGAAATACTACCTTttacaaagaagaaaaaagaacattaTGAGATATGATTACTAAAGAAGGTGCTTGATATAGTCAGCCGAAAAGCACTGTGATTGAATATAAAGTGAACATTATGGTGTTAGAGAGAGTCGGGACGGTctaattggaaaataaattaagtattgtggaaaaatgaaaaataattaagttgATAGAGAGAAACATGGCATTGTGGAAATACTTTTTACAGTGGTGTATTgtggaaaattaatttttcggtTACAGAAAATTAATTAGGTTGTATTTGGATAAATAATACAAAAGAGAATGATACTTTTTAGGGAAGTTAGGGCGATAATTTATTGTTATGGGAAATATAATATTGATATTATTAACATAATTCTCTAAATTTTAGGCCTAATACTTTTGGCGGCCTTAAACAAAGTCTTTAGTAGCGCCCATGGAGTTTAGTGGAATGACATGGATAATCAATTAACAATCATCATTTATTGTCCAGTTCAATATCATTCATTGGTTAACACTGATATGCATAGAATACGAAAGGAGATTTGATTATAACCAACGTGGATTGGTTCAAACGGTTCGATGAGACAGCTTTACTCTTCAGTGAGTCGACTCTGCTTGACTTGATTAGTCGGGATCCAATTAGGCTTTTGAATACTAtagttcacaccgaaaaagaaGATTTGATTATGGATAGAACCGAAAGGAGGTTTGATTATAGATAGAACCAATCCACACAGAGCGCAGTTAAATTCTTGACGGTAACTAACGGGATCAGCCGCACCAGGTACTATTTGAATTTCATGGCCATGGTGGTCTATAGGGGATATACAGgaataattaatgaatttaatGCAAAGCAAAAGTTGTGAAACTTTTTTCTTCCCCTCACACCTTTCTCTTTTTGCCCTTTTTATGTGGAAAACGGTGCTTTTGGTACGTGCATTCCTTTGCTTGTTCTTGCGAATGAGGCAAAGAAGACTTTTGGCTCATGTCCTCCTCCAGATTCTTTCCTTCCCTTTCATCATAATCCTGATGGTGATCATAACCTTTATATAAATGACGAGCTCCAATCTCACTGTGATTCTGCAATAAAATATGTCGGCTCTCTCTTGAAAACATTAAGTCGTTAAGAGAAAATATATCTCTAAGGAGAAAACCGAGTCGTACTTGTCGTGACGACATGGGTGCCCTTGGAACCATCGCCCGGAGCTTCGATGCCTTAATCGGGTATATGTATTACGTATAAGACTAACTTAAAATGCTTGCCACTTCTGGGAAGTATATGCTGACCTAATTATTCTTGTTTTGGTCCTCGCAATAATGAATTACAGGCCAGGAGTGATGCTTCTTTTCCCCTTGTAAGTGATTTATGACTTATTTGAtatcaaagtaggattttaaaatcctattttaacttaattctattcgcaacaaaataaaataacttatacaaagttaaagggtGAATcacatttatatcactttttttcaaaatcaaaatctaattttaaaattatactttgAAACTAAACGCAACATTAATATTTCTTCAAATTaagtacatatgtatataattatcGATTCcgtcatgatatatatatatatatatatatatgtttacatGTGCGGCGCGGACAGGTACGCAACGATGCGAGCAATAGAGAGCCCATCAACGCTAGACGATCAGCAGTGGCTCACCTACTGGGTCCTATACTCCTTCATAACCCTCTTCGAGCTATCTTTCTGGAAAATCCTAGCTTGGTATGTAATGCATTCTCAATCATTCACTTCAAGATTATGCCCGACTGGTAGACGACGATCAGTACAGGAAGAACACTGGGTCTCGGTCCAGCGAGAACTGAATGCGATCGTAACATTGTCTTCTTCTGAAGCGTAAGTTGATTCTGCGAAAAAGGGTTCCTGAGTATCGTACCGGTGGTTGCAGGCTACCATTCTGGCCATACGTGAAGCTATTGTTTTGCATGTGGTTGGTACTGCCGATATTCAACGGGGCGGCCTACCTCTACGAGAACGTGGTGAGGAAGTACATTAAGATCGGAGGGTACCACGGTTCCAACTACTCCGACAGCCAGAAGAGGGTCCTTGAATCAGCCATGTCGGGCGCCGATTTCTCTCTCACGACTAGGGGCCGGCTCGGAGTTCTGTCGGCGCATTTAGCTGCAGCAATCGATCGCCGGGAGCTCGAGGCTGCGCCGCTCATCGAGGCCAGCTGCACCTTAGCTCAGAACAGTATCTCCCCTCCCGGTAACCTCAAGGGGACTCTCACCGTCGTTGACGAGCGTACTGGGAGGACGTACCAGGTTGCTGTTTCCGAAGAAGGCACTGTTAAGGCAACCGATTTGAAGAAGGTACGCGTACCTGTCGGTtcttaatggcttgtttggtttcaaagtgtgattttaaaaccACACTTTAACTTCAttttacccacaacaaaacagaataattcataaaaagtcaaaaggtgagccccatttataccactctttttttcacaacaaaacaaaataactcatacaatgtcaaagagtgggtctcatatataaccatttatactactctttttcaaaatcaaaatctgattttaaaattttactttgaaaccaaacgccacATAAATGTCTATGTTGATCGGTTAGGCGGAAGTTTATTAGGAAGTACGGG is a genomic window containing:
- the LOC116204894 gene encoding probable galacturonosyltransferase 15 isoform X1, with the translated sequence MKFYISASGIRRVTISNSGAGKGSAATVAPARRLTSRTLLPVVLVLGIVLPFLFVRVAFLVLESAAACSSSTDCIGGWRFFSGNDANMLREELTRALLEAEVKSTNTVQGMDGSLESFDELVKELMSHRQDIKAFAFKTKAMLSTMERKVHSARQRESMYWHLASHGLPKSLHCLCLKLAEEYAMNAAARSRLPSPRFVSRLSDPSLHHLVLLTDNVLAASVVISSTIKSSADPEKLVFHIVTDKKTYTPMHAWFAVNPVESAVVEVKGLHQYDWSREVNVGVKDMIDINQLIWKHYYDNLKEEDLEEASQQSLEALSPSNLSVLNYLCIYIPELFPDLNKVVFLDDDVVVQHDLSPLWGLDLNGKVVGAVVNSWCGDDCCPGRKYNDYINFSHPIISSNFASEADRCAWLYGMNIFDLEAWRRNNITKVYQQWLKLSLDSGLGLWKPGVLSPALIAFKGHVHSVDPLWHFDGLGHRFSEAHEAALEAAAVIHFSGPAKPWLEIGSQEVRSLWYKHVNFSNRFVRRCRIMR
- the LOC116204894 gene encoding probable galacturonosyltransferase 15 isoform X2; the protein is MLREELTRALLEAEVKSTNTVQGMDGSLESFDELVKELMSHRQDIKAFAFKTKAMLSTMERKVHSARQRESMYWHLASHGLPKSLHCLCLKLAEEYAMNAAARSRLPSPRFVSRLSDPSLHHLVLLTDNVLAASVVISSTIKSSADPEKLVFHIVTDKKTYTPMHAWFAVNPVESAVVEVKGLHQYDWSREVNVGVKDMIDINQLIWKHYYDNLKEEDLEEASQQSLEALSPSNLSVLNYLCIYIPELFPDLNKVVFLDDDVVVQHDLSPLWGLDLNGKVVGAVVNSWCGDDCCPGRKYNDYINFSHPIISSNFASEADRCAWLYGMNIFDLEAWRRNNITKVYQQWLKLSLDSGLGLWKPGVLSPALIAFKGHVHSVDPLWHFDGLGHRFSEAHEAALEAAAVIHFSGPAKPWLEIGSQEVRSLWYKHVNFSNRFVRRCRIMR